The Brassica oleracea var. oleracea cultivar TO1000 chromosome C7, BOL, whole genome shotgun sequence sequence CACTTGATTTGAACCGAACAACCATGAGCTGAACTCTTAAAACTCGATTTCTAATCAATCAAACTCATTTTTGTCTTTTCCTTGAAGAACATATGGCAGAAAAGATGGTGTGAGAAGAAGTTTTCAAATCGATGTTTTAATTTTTTTAATTAAAAAAGTTGAATTTCTAATTCGCGATTTTTTTTCTTAAAAAAATCGATTTAATAAATATAAGAAAACTGAATATTTCCAAATATTTTATTCCCATATTTTGGAACTGATTGTCCTTATCCGTAGAATCTGCATTCTACTATGTGTAGAACACAATAAACATGTTTGAAATCGATTCTCACTAGTTTTAGATTTATAGTAATGTGTAGATTTTGATTTCTACAGGTTTTAGATTTATAGTAATGCGTAGATTCTGGATTTTATAGATTTTAGAACGATAGGTTAAGCGCATAATGTGTTTTCTAAATATTTTTAGATTGCTTTTATTTACGTAGATCATGTATTATAAACATATTAGATTCAATGAAAAATGTGGGTTGCATTTTCTACTGTGTAGAATGTTAATTCTACTTTTTGTATAACAAAATATAAAATTATGATTTAATCATTTTTAGAACTGGAAAAAAATACCAATAAGTTGATATAGGTATTTCATCAGTAGTTACTATTTTTTGAATTTTTTTTTTGTTTGTAAAATTATTTATTTGATTTATTTTAGAAAATACTAAAAAGTATTAAAAGAAAAAATGGTACAAAAAAGATATTAGACTAATAAGGCATAGTTATTATTTTTTGGCCAAAAAAACAAAATTTTCAATATTTAATTAATAGAAAGTTCATATTGAACAGACAATAACTACCCTAGCATTTTCCGAACATAGCAATAAATGGCATTGCTTCCATGTGTAGTAATTTGTTAGTAGATAAGTATTATTCAATTGTGAATATTAAACATATTTAAGTACATATAATTGTATTGGATAAATCTCTCATTTTATATATGTTCTCTTTTTCGGTGGATCATATTATTGAGAAACATAATATATAGTAAAGGGGTTATCCATAACACCCGATCCAACAACAAATTATATTGGAAAACATATTTATGCAGAAGATGACAAAATTAAAAATCGTCTCTTACTTTTCTTTATTCCAAGTCACACAAACTACAGAATCTTCCCACTCAATGAAAGCATACCAACAAATAATAAAAGAAGACTTTAAAGAAAAACAATACAATAAGATAAAAAATAAGAGCTGAGCGTTTTTTCTCTTCCTACATCATATAATAAAATTGCTGTTCTAATTTTGTTACAAGTAATTATTAAGTAGCTAAATTTAAATATTTAATATAGATTATTATGATGAATAGTACTACTAATAATAATTCTAGGACACAGTTTATACAATATAAAAATATATAATAATTAATTTATATATACCGTATTTATAATAAACATCTTTTATTATATTCGAAACCAGAACGATGACTTTTTCTACAATATTCTAGTTATAAATTCTGTTAGACGCTACACCTATTAATTTATAGAAATCATATAATCTATAATCAAACTCCAAATTTAATATATGTTTTAAAGATTTGGTCACTAAACCAAGTAATTTCCACTAAAACTCAGCGTTTAATACCACAATATGTAGTAAAAACACTAATATTTTCAGAAAAATACAATATAATATACTAATACCACATAACTTAATTCCCATGTTAATATCTCAGTAAGTGGAGATAGGTGGCTATGATTAGCTTAGATGCCTTCATGTCTACGCTCTAAGGTTCATGGCCCATTCCGAAAGCTGCTTTAAGAAACCCCAAAAATGAAAAATTATTTAAAATAATAATAACAACAATATAATTTTGTTTTAAATATAAATTAAAACAATGAGACTGAGAAAAACAAAGCACTAGTTTTCGAAACAAGGCGTATATTATATAGTTTTTTTTTTGTTCAACAACGCATATTATATAGCTATATAGCCCTATATTACTGGAATGGCTTTGTCGTGTGTCGTTTTCGCCAATTATTAGTTTCGAGTTGAAACCTCGTGTCGTTTCCATGTATTATTCCTTCTTGACGACGTACACGCGCTGTCGTTTTCTATTCAGTTGTGTGGCTACCGGCTACTACAATCGTAGTGGTATCCAAAGGAAAAAATCATAATTAATATATCGTACAATCGTAAGATTGTTTTTCATAAAATATAACAGCGTAAAATTTTATTTTTATTTTGAAGGAAGTAAAAGAAGCGTATACAATTTTCTTTTGATTAATGAGATATACAAATTATCCACAATTAATATATCCTACATTTTTTTTTTTGATCAACTTAAAACATTCATTAAAAGGCCTCAGGCCCAGGAGGAGAACACATTGTAGAGGCAGGCTTTTGCCAAATTGTCTGCCTGCCCATTAAGATCACGAGAAACAAAGGAGAAGCAACAAAAAACGAAAGACGATGATAGAGACTCGATGTCCGAGAGAATTCCGTAGAGATTCACCGGCTTGTTAACCGAGTTTATGGCTCTGATGAGCGAAAGAGAGTCTGAACGGATCCAGATTTTGGTGATGCCGAGGTGTTGCCCGAATAGCCAACCCTTCAGCCATAAGCGCTGATGAGACCCAAGTTTGGTATTGACAACCATCTGATCGGGTGAGTGATGAAGCTGAGTCGAAGATCCAGGCCAGACCGGCGGTGAGAGATTCCTTTTTCCAAGCGGCGTCGGTGTAACAAGTTACTGTCCCGACAGGGATCGATGGCGGTCTTGCTTGGATCTGAGTATTCTTCTGTGGAGATTTGGTGGGGTCCTGAGCCTGTAGCCATTCACGAGCATTCACAAGGGATTTAGTGGTCGTGGCTTGTGCAGAGGTTGGTCTTGACTCAAACAGAAGTTTGTTCCGAGTGGTCCATAGATTCCAACACACCCAAGAGAAGATGTCGCTGTTTATACCACTCGGCGGCAAGCAGGTCCATGTCCTTGATGTCTGAGCAGCTTCACTAACTGATAAGCAGAGCCCCAGATCAAAACTCCCAGACAGGGGAATTAGGCTCTATACCTGGGCCGCGTAGGGGCAATGTAGTAATAGGTGTTCAGTAGTCTCAGTCTGACCGCAGTGAACGCAGTTAGTATTCTGTAACATCCCCCTCTTCTGTAGATTCCCATCCGTTGGAAGAGCTCCTTGAATCGATTTCCAAATGAAGATCTGTAGCTTTGGCGTAGAGGAAATAGACCACACCAATCGATGCCAATCAAAGGAGTCAAGCGGTGCGCTACTTTCCAAAAGTTCTTTATCAGCAATGGCCGCAGCATACCCTGACTTTGCGGAGTATATGCCAGACTTCGCTGGGTACCAAATGTAGGAATCTCTTACTATGTGTATGTTTCTTATTATATTATTTCAGTTTTACAATGAATACTAGCTAGTCATTTCTATATTTTAAGGTCATCGATTCCGTGAATATACTGTTCCCTAATTCACAAAAAAAATAGCATCAGTTATAATTACAAACTCCAAAATCTTTCGATGTTCGATCAACAAACGTTAGTAAATTGACCATACATTGGACTAAAAGACCTTTTGAAAAAAAAAAAAGACCTTTTGTATACGAGCTTGTGGTCTATTTGTGGAGTAACACGTATAAGAAGTTTCTAACGAGAACAAAGTAAATGTTGATCGCCACGTACGAAGAGGTCTTTTCCTTCAATTTGTTGGATCGCCTTAGTGGCTACGGCAACGGTCTAAATGTGCTATCAACTTTAAAGACATGACTCAACTAATATATCATATTAAACTAGGATAAGACATGCGCTTTGCGCAAGATGAGTTTATTTGTATATATTATCGATAGTTTTTTTTATATATTTGATCATTTTATTTATATATATAAAATATTTTTTGTTGTTATTATATAATTTCTTTCCGATGGATCGAATCAATTTTTATTAAAAATAATGAAACATAACTATAATTAATACATCATGGATTGATCGGATTGGACATTAAACAAATTATTATATAAAAACCTTATTTTTTCCATCAAACACATTCTTGAAAAAAATGAACAGTATTGTTTTCACAGTTGAATTATTTTAACTTTTATCTTCCATAAGGTTTTGAAAGCTTTCAAATCAACCATTGAATTGATACATGTTATTTTAATGTTTTTAGTCGTATACTTAAGGAAAACTTACATTTTTGTAATTTAAAGTCGTTTTAAAAAATTTAAAATATAACATATAAGAAAAAAACTAACATATAAGAAAGTTATAACATATAAGGTGTCCTCATTTTTGTATTTTAAATTCATTTTAAAAAATATATATAACATATAAGGTTTCCTCATTTTTGTAATTTAAAGTCATTTTAAAATTTTTTAAATATAACATATAAGAAAAAAATCTAATTTTTTTATTACATGGTTAATGTGATTGTTTATTTTTTTAATAATAAAAAATAAACAAAATGAAGAAGGATGCAAAAATTGTTATCAAATTTTTATTATTCATAATCATTAATTGCCACATATATGTAAATCATATTAGGTAATTTCGTAGCTTTTATTTAGAGAAATAATACACACTTCTTATATTTTAGGTTAATATAATGTTCTCTAGTGGACATTAAACAAATTATGACATAAAAACCTTATTTTTTTCCTCGAACACATTCTTGAAAAAGTGAACAGTATTGTTTTCACAGTTGAATTATTTTGACTTTTATCTTACATATGGTTTTGAAAGCTTTCAAATCAACCATCGAACTGATACATGTCATTTTAATNNNNNNNNNNNNNNNNNNNNNNNNNNNNNNNNNNNNNNNNNNNNNNNNNNNNNNNNNNNNNNNNNNNNNNNNNNNNNNNNNNNNNNNNNNNNNNNNNNNNNNNNNNNNNNNNNNNNNNNNNNNNNNNNNNNNNNNNNNNNNNNNNNNNNNNNNNNNNNNNNNNNNNNNNNNNNNNNNNNNNNNNNNNNNNNNNNNNNNNNNNNNNNNNNNNNNNNNNNNNNNNNNNNNNNNNNNNNNNNNNNNNNNNNNNNNNNNNNNNNNNNNNNNNNNNNNNNNNNNNNNNNNNNNNNNNNNNNNNNNNNNNNNNNNNNNNNNNNNNNNNNNNNNNNNNNNNNNNNNNNNNNNNNNNNNNNNNNNNNNNNNNNNNNNNNNNNNNNNNNNNNNNNNNNNNNNNNNNNNNNNNNNNNNNNNNNNNNNNNNNNNNNNNNNNNNNNNNNNNNNNNNNNNNNNNNNNNNNNNNNNNNNNNNNNNNNNNNNNNNNNNNNNNNNNNNNNNNNNNNNNNNNNNNNNNNNNNNNNNNNNNNNNNNNNNNNNNNNNNNNNNNNNNNNNNNNNNNNNNNNNNNNNNNNNNNNNNNNNNNNNNNNNNNNNAAAATTGTTATCAAATCTTTATTATTCATAATCATTAATTGTCATATATATGTAAATCATATTAGGTAATTCCGTAGATTTTATTTAAGGAAAGAATACATACTTCATATATTTTAGGTTAATATAATGTTCTCTACTGTTATATAATTATGGAATAATGTGACACTATTAGATTAAACTATAGTTTATATTAGATACTCTAGAATTCTTTGAAATTGAATTTAGAAGACATTTAGAGTGCCACCTAGAATTTGAGGTTTTTTTTAATTAATACAAAATTAAGGTTCTAATTTTTCAAATGCTTCTCAGTTAATATATAGGGGATTTATAAAAAGCTTTGGAGGACATATACACTTAGGGACAATCTAATCATAGTTAATGTTGCGTCTGATTGGATATTGGGCATGTGTTTCAAACGCAGTATCATTAAAATGTGTGATATTCTATTGAAAGATATAGTAAGTTGGTTTTAAATAATGGTAAGCGTAAATACAAAGAAAAAATATCAATCTTTACCGCTTTAATATATGTAATCAGGTGAAAACATAATTCAGATAAATGTGTATATGTATACACTCTTTTTCTAACAAAAACATATATACAAGGAATTATTGTTTTGACCAAAGTTGCATACAAGATTTTCTTCCTGTTAAATACTATCACAATCTTATAAACAAATGCAAATAGATTAACAGAAAACGTACAAATACAGAGATGGTTATCAAATAATTAATATAATTTATATATATATATATTGAAGGTTCCGACCATGTTATAACTTACAAAGGATTCACTGATTATTTGATTAGTGGTACCAACATAAGTCAGTCTCTCTTGCTGACACAGATCGGTACTTGTCTAGAATTGCGAAAAAATCTAACTCATGTATGCGTAATATTTATAGTTCTTGAACTATATACATGTGTTTAATTTCTAAGAACTTAAGGATTATAAATATTATTGGCTAACTATTGTAGATGAAATAAAACTTAAATGTAAAGTCTTAAAGAAAATGATAGTTCTCTAGAGCTGGGTAAAAAATTGTAAAGTTGTAGTGTATTTTGTTACAAGCAAAACTCTCTAAGTTGCTCGCCATGCTCGTAGATCAGCCTGCCAGAAAACGGCTATACTCATGAAAAGCTCACGAATGATATTTTGGCTTACTTAATTTACACTCACTTTTGAAACGTTGTAACGACCTACAATTCGATTGCTTACTCTAGAGTTAAAGGCAAGCTTATTTTCCCTCAACTTCCTTTCCATCATTAACGGTTAGATATGCTGATATGCATGTAATATGATATGTGGATAACTAAGCTCTAATAAAATGAAATTATAAGAAATAAAGCACATAAATCATACAAAGAAGACTTCTTTATTGGGCGACTACTCCAACCTCTTAATGAGAAAGAAAAATCTTTTGTCTAAAGTTGTGGTTTTAGGTTGTTTCTCGTTCTTTACATTTATTTATTATATACAATATCCTTTTTCATTTTTATATTAAATATATTATTTTCCTTATCCTTTAAATACGCTCAACTTCTTTCTTCCATTGCAACCCAAACTTACAAGAGTGCGACTAGAGACAAGCAAAAGAAGAAGAACAAAAATATAATTTTCTCTAGGAAAAAAATATTTAAAATGGAAGCTTCTATCCGAAAGAGAGACTTATACACAGAAATAGAACAAAACGCTCAAGTCGCAGCCAAAAGACTTTGGAAAGTCGTGCGGATCGTCTTCTGCGTTTTGAAAACCGGTACGGTCAGAAACAAGCTCATGCTTGACTTAAACCTAATGCTCGAGAGAGGGAACAAAGCCATCACTAACCTCCGCCGCCGACGTTCTAGCTTCACTGGCGGCGCTGACGTTACCTCATCCGCACGCGTCCGTGACTACGAGTTCAGCTGCAGCAACACCCCAGCGAATGACCCTTTTGCCTATATGTGCAAACGCAAACGCCGCGTCCACGGCGGTATGGACAAGGAAGACGCTGTAACAGAAGCGGTTAAGAAGGTTTTTGAGTTGTTAGGGGAGAATGACACGAATGCGGCGGCCATGGTGGGGGTAGCGGCTGGAGAGTCTCCATTGATGGCGTTTCCAGGGGTGAGAGTGACCGATTCGCCGTTTCCATTAGACGACGGAGGAGACCATGATCACTTGGTGGATAAAGCGGCGGAGGAGTTTATAAAGAAGTTTTATAAGAACCTTAAGTTGCAAAAGAAGATGGGGAACGCGTTAGAGTCGCCGTACCACGACGGTTGGGTTAGGTGATGCGTGCCTTTAGTGACCAAAGATTGCTTCATGACTCATGCACAAATGAAATAATAAGGGAAATATTGAGTGGAACAGTGATTTTCAAGTTTTCTTAGATATATTTCCCTTCGAGTGTTGTTGTATACTTGGATTTGACTTATGTTTGTCTCTTCGGTAAAAGATGTAAACATGGCTGTGTATATATTTTCTTATCATAGTGAAAAAAATACTATATCGGTGAGTCTATCAATTCCATAATAACGTCATCTCTCTCATAAATTAATTACAATATGTAATCATTTGTAATACTTTAAAATATACATATCATCCATGCCATGTAGCATAGCAGTTTACGCTAGCGTTCACTCGAGTTAAACTCGCATATTTTAACCAAGAAGTAAATCTAATCAAATTAATGAATGATTTTGAGACATAAAAAAGGTGCTATCTTTTCTGTTTTTATGCAGAATACATATTGAATAGCATTAGTGAACTAATATAACGTAGATAGTATGTTTCTCCTGTCACAAACAAAAATAAGTATATATTATATGATAATTTGATATGTTAAGCAGGCACAAAACAGTAAAGATTTGTATAAACTGAGGGAAAAAAGAAGAGAAAATATTAAGATACGATGTCGCTCTCAAGTTGTTCATCGAGCAACTATATCGCTTCGAAAATTTCAATTTGGTTCATATAAAAATTGCTGGTGGAGGCAATTTATTACGACATGTTACCTATTGAAAAAACGTCATTCTCAGGTATTAAAAACACCTAACGTCTTATCTCTTTATTCATTCACCAAGTTGTTTGGGGAAAAAAATATGCTTTGTTATTTTATAGCAGTGTCCAATTGAAACCGGTTAAATCTTATCTAAATACCAAGAATATCTTAGACCACCTCCATTGATGGGTTTAGCAAGGGTTCTTAGAAAAAAAAAAAAAAAAAAAAAAAAAAAAAAAAAAAAAAAAAAAAAAAAAAAAAAAAAAAAAAAAAAAAAAAAAAAAAAAAAAAAAAAAAAAAAAAAAAAAAAAAAAAAAAAAAAAAAAAAAAAAAAAAAAAAAAAAATCAAAAATGAATAAAAAGCAGAGAACCGGTGTTAAGCAGAGGCCTTTTAGAATTGTTAAAAACCCCTACGTGGCGTTTTCGTATTGGCTGCTCATAAAAGACAAAAGGCCCGTCTCTCTCTTCATCCTCCTCCAAATCCTTCGAAGAAATCATCATTGCTGGAAAAGTATCCTTGAAGTATCCATGAAGTTGCCCAATTTAATCCTTATAAATTGATCAAACCCAACAACTCTACTTCCGTTCCCAGAAATCTGCAAAAAAAAAAAAAATGGAGAAAGGAATCAAGAGACAACGAGTTCTTCTTGAACATCTCCGTCCTTCTTCCTCACACAGTTTCAAAGGCTCTCTCTCTGTAAGCTTTCATCTCTCTCTCGATCTCTAGGCCTACGGGATCCTGTATTATTCTCGATCTGGATCTCTTGTAATGAACTTTGGATTTTTATTTTGATTTTTAATAGCGAATTATATCATTTTGCATGCTTCGTCTGAGCTGACAATTGTTGTTTTTGAGATCAAATTTGAGAATTGGATTTTGTTGATGTGCTTTTTATTTTCTCCATTTTTGATTGATATCTTAGAAAGGTTAAAGCTTTTTTTTTTTAATATTGTGACAACGTATCAAGGCTTCTGCTTGCTTGGCTTGGGACAGTGCTGCGTACCAGAGGACCTCTCTCTATGGAGATGATGTTGTCATTGTCGCGTATGTCCTTGTCTCTTTCTAACATCTTTGTGATGAAACTCATGCTTTTTTGATCCATTGCAGGGCACATAGGACTGCACTTTGCAAGTCCAAACGTGGCAACTTCAAGGATACTTTTCCTGATGATCACTTTGCAAGTCCAAATGTGGCACCGTCATCAGACCAAGAGAGTGAAAGACATTTTTTGTCCACATGTTTGGAGATCGACGATGGGATTTTGTAGCGAAAGTGTCAGGTTTGAAGGTGGAGGGAGAAACATAAGACTAGGTATAGGGTTTTTGTTT is a genomic window containing:
- the LOC106303420 gene encoding uncharacterized protein LOC106303420, with translation MGIYRRGGCYRILTAFTAVRLRLLNTYYYIAPTRPSEAAQTSRTWTCLPPSGINSDIFSWVCWNLWTTRNKLLFESRPTSAQATTTKSLVNAREWLQAQDPTKSPQKNTQIQARPPSIPVGTVTCYTDAAWKKESLTAGLAWIFDSASSLTRSDGCQYQTWVSSALMAEGLAIRATPRHHQNLDPFRLSFAHQSHKLG
- the LOC106304478 gene encoding uncharacterized protein LOC106304478 — encoded protein: MEASIRKRDLYTEIEQNAQVAAKRLWKVVRIVFCVLKTGTVRNKLMLDLNLMLERGNKAITNLRRRRSSFTGGADVTSSARVRDYEFSCSNTPANDPFAYMCKRKRRVHGGMDKEDAVTEAVKKVFELLGENDTNAAAMVGVAAGESPLMAFPGVRVTDSPFPLDDGGDHDHLVDKAAEEFIKKFYKNLKLQKKMGNALESPYHDGWVR
- the LOC106303970 gene encoding uncharacterized protein LOC106303970 isoform X2, translated to MEKGIKRQRVLLEHLRPSSSHSFKGSLSVLLLAWLGTVLRTRGPLSMEMMLSLSRHIGLHFASPNVATSRILFLMITLQVQMWHRHQTKRVKDIFCPHVWRSTMGFCSESVRFE
- the LOC106303970 gene encoding uncharacterized protein LOC106303970 isoform X1: MEKGIKRQRVLLEHLRPSSSHSFKGSLSVLLLAWLGTVLRTRGPLSMEMMLSLSRHIGLHFASPNVATSRILFLMITLQVQMWHRHQTKRVKDIFCPHVWRSTMGFCSESVRFEGGGRNIRLGLNRTGKSCRLRWVNYLHPGLKRGKMTNR